A DNA window from Thermococcus sp. 4557 contains the following coding sequences:
- a CDS encoding cation:proton antiporter has translation MIAPEFFYAAVIVMIGAFLALLRVFFGPSVPDRVVGVDTLNTLIVAGMVLLGAAYDRTIYIDIAIVYALLSYVGTLAIAKYLQGGLE, from the coding sequence ATGATAGCACCGGAGTTCTTCTATGCGGCGGTCATAGTCATGATCGGAGCATTCCTGGCGCTGCTCAGGGTGTTCTTCGGACCGAGCGTGCCGGATAGAGTGGTCGGAGTGGACACCCTCAACACGCTGATCGTTGCCGGAATGGTTCTCCTCGGAGCGGCCTACGACAGGACGATATACATCGATATCGCCATCGTTTACGCCCTTCTGAGCTACGTGGGAACCCTGGCCATAGCCAAGTACCTCCAGGGGGGATTGGAATGA
- a CDS encoding proton-conducting transporter membrane subunit, giving the protein MNGLIPYLIIVPLLGAFALPIVGLAGRKAKELWAILITGITLGVAAGLFKEVWESGEILVYTLGARSPLGNGVPFPIRIVWEVDLLSALFALMVTFIAFVAVLYSSEYMRHDTGLEKYYALVLVLEVGMLGIAITGDLFNFYVFLEIMSIASYALVAFRNDTWEGIEAGIKYMFAGSLASSFILLGIVLLYGQYGTLTMAYLAKMIAENPTFTAKVALGLLAGGLLFKSGAVPVHMWLADAHPAAPSSISAMLSGLVIKIGGTYALARLAFSVFSAGISTRTIGWIIIFFACVTLIVGNAMAVIQTDMKRLFAFSSVGQIGYILLGIGIGLAAYGSDVGQVALAGAIYHTVNHAIMKALLFLVAGVVIHQLGTKNLNELSGIARKMPVTSFAFLVGAAAIIGLPPLNGFASKWLIYESSALFNPFLAAVAVIGTAFCTAAYIRVLFTFFGRPSEKVMNAKEPGKAMLVPMLILVVAIIIMGLFPWGISDKVMLPAAKTLENIGAYVSAVLGGA; this is encoded by the coding sequence ATGAACGGGCTGATCCCATACCTCATCATAGTCCCTCTCCTTGGAGCATTCGCACTGCCCATAGTGGGCCTCGCGGGAAGGAAGGCCAAGGAGCTGTGGGCGATACTCATAACAGGCATCACCCTCGGCGTCGCGGCCGGACTGTTCAAAGAAGTCTGGGAGAGCGGCGAGATACTCGTCTACACCCTCGGAGCGAGGAGCCCCCTCGGAAACGGCGTGCCGTTCCCGATAAGGATAGTCTGGGAGGTAGACCTCCTCAGTGCTCTCTTCGCCCTGATGGTGACCTTCATAGCCTTCGTGGCCGTGCTCTACTCCAGCGAGTACATGAGGCACGACACGGGGCTTGAGAAGTACTACGCCCTGGTCCTCGTCCTCGAGGTCGGCATGCTCGGCATAGCCATAACCGGAGACCTGTTCAACTTCTACGTCTTCCTGGAGATAATGAGCATAGCGAGCTACGCCCTCGTCGCCTTCAGGAACGACACCTGGGAGGGCATCGAGGCGGGCATAAAGTACATGTTCGCCGGCTCGCTGGCCAGCTCGTTCATCCTCCTCGGCATAGTGCTCCTCTACGGCCAGTACGGAACGCTGACTATGGCATATCTGGCCAAGATGATAGCCGAGAACCCGACCTTCACCGCCAAGGTGGCCCTCGGCCTCCTCGCGGGCGGACTGCTCTTCAAGAGCGGTGCCGTTCCGGTGCACATGTGGCTCGCCGATGCTCACCCGGCGGCACCGAGCTCGATCAGCGCCATGCTCTCGGGTCTCGTCATCAAGATAGGCGGTACCTACGCCCTGGCGAGGCTCGCCTTCAGCGTCTTCAGCGCCGGAATCAGCACCAGAACTATCGGCTGGATAATCATATTCTTCGCCTGCGTGACCCTCATAGTCGGAAACGCGATGGCGGTGATACAGACCGACATGAAGAGGCTCTTCGCATTCTCCAGCGTCGGCCAGATCGGCTACATCCTCCTGGGAATCGGAATCGGCCTTGCCGCGTACGGAAGCGACGTCGGCCAGGTTGCTCTGGCTGGTGCGATATACCACACAGTGAACCACGCGATAATGAAGGCCCTCCTGTTCCTCGTCGCGGGAGTGGTCATACACCAGCTTGGAACCAAGAACCTCAACGAGCTGAGCGGAATAGCCAGAAAGATGCCGGTCACGAGCTTCGCATTCCTGGTAGGCGCGGCCGCGATAATCGGCCTTCCGCCGCTCAACGGCTTCGCGAGCAAGTGGCTCATCTACGAGAGCTCGGCGCTCTTCAACCCGTTCCTCGCGGCGGTAGCGGTCATAGGCACGGCCTTCTGTACGGCGGCTTATATCAGGGTGCTCTTCACGTTCTTCGGAAGGCCGAGTGAGAAAGTCATGAACGCAAAGGAGCCAGGAAAGGCCATGCTCGTGCCGATGCTCATACTGGTGGTGGCAATAATCATCATGGGACTCTTCCCATGGGGCATCAGCGACAAGGTCATGCTTCCGGCGGCAAAGACCCTGGAGAACATAGGGGCTTACGTTTCGGCGGTGCTGGGGGGTGCGTGA
- a CDS encoding DUF2341 domain-containing protein, with protein MPRHPIDGKLRIFGLIFLLASFLVLAPAFSVPSIDLTVQPIGSCTAGRYYIDVNVTNLENRELVNYTFNITIPSDRIPAYSRLKAGNVYVVDENGNPLYYWVMRRTSRVFTVFFKVPRIPARGRALVRIYYGSDNPYRRYRKPAELFVYWEPFNRLKSYPYVDSGIFSNSQAFGGGELYIKRGKLVVNSTISTNWWSGSTAKEAELVRLKVDDSYAVVFKFKRGSGKQGVVSYPFYMFIHAAVGNGDRYDYIAIKENFNSKFRFEFGNDRSGSDETSKYAGKQYYLGEIVVTPRNSTGRIEKFSSGALIVSHVFETSNRFRNREVSIGFGQANADWWGTVNLLAYVDWVYIVRHANYGAEIVRMGAECGFN; from the coding sequence ATGCCACGCCACCCCATCGACGGTAAACTCAGAATCTTCGGCTTGATTTTCCTACTCGCGTCTTTCCTAGTTCTGGCTCCCGCTTTTTCCGTTCCATCGATTGATTTGACCGTCCAGCCCATCGGCTCCTGCACCGCCGGGAGGTACTACATCGACGTCAACGTTACCAACCTCGAGAACAGGGAGCTCGTGAACTACACCTTCAACATAACCATTCCCTCTGACAGGATACCCGCTTACTCCCGGCTCAAAGCCGGTAACGTCTACGTCGTCGATGAAAACGGCAATCCCCTCTACTACTGGGTTATGAGGCGTACCAGCAGGGTTTTCACGGTCTTTTTCAAAGTCCCCCGGATTCCTGCCCGCGGCCGGGCCCTGGTGAGGATATACTACGGTTCAGACAACCCCTACAGGCGCTATAGGAAGCCTGCTGAGCTCTTTGTCTACTGGGAACCCTTCAACCGCCTCAAGAGCTACCCCTACGTCGATAGTGGCATCTTTTCCAATTCCCAGGCCTTTGGGGGCGGGGAGCTTTACATCAAGAGGGGAAAGCTGGTCGTGAACTCGACTATCTCGACCAACTGGTGGTCTGGGAGCACGGCAAAGGAGGCCGAGCTGGTGAGGCTCAAGGTCGATGACTCCTACGCCGTAGTCTTCAAGTTCAAAAGGGGCTCCGGTAAGCAGGGGGTCGTCAGTTACCCCTTTTACATGTTCATCCATGCTGCCGTTGGCAACGGGGACAGGTACGACTACATAGCGATTAAGGAGAACTTCAACTCCAAGTTCCGCTTCGAGTTCGGCAACGACCGGAGCGGAAGCGACGAAACCAGCAAGTATGCCGGAAAGCAGTACTACCTCGGCGAGATAGTGGTCACCCCGCGGAACAGCACAGGCAGGATCGAGAAGTTCTCGAGTGGGGCTTTGATCGTTTCCCACGTCTTCGAGACCAGCAACCGCTTCAGGAACAGGGAGGTTTCGATAGGGTTCGGCCAAGCGAACGCTGATTGGTGGGGCACCGTCAATCTTTTAGCCTACGTTGACTGGGTTTACATAGTGAGGCACGCTAACTATGGGGCTGAAATAGTGAGGATGGGTGCCGAATGCGGCTTTAATTAG
- a CDS encoding monovalent cation/H+ antiporter subunit E, with product MGFIPVFIWSFVLWLVLTAGSKGMLWSPEELVAGVVFSGIIAFTTKDIIGEKASRFLNPAKWVGFVVYSIGPLFWGMVKANLDVAYRVITGRIKPGIVRVPVDLENDAQYTILSNSITLTPGTLTVDACPEEKALYVHWINVTEKEPESSEVIAGSFEKWARRLGR from the coding sequence ATGGGTTTCATTCCTGTATTCATTTGGTCATTCGTGCTCTGGCTTGTGCTGACAGCGGGCAGCAAGGGTATGCTGTGGAGCCCCGAAGAGCTCGTCGCGGGAGTGGTGTTCTCGGGGATAATCGCCTTCACGACGAAGGACATCATAGGCGAGAAGGCATCCCGCTTCCTCAACCCGGCGAAGTGGGTCGGCTTTGTGGTTTACTCCATCGGCCCGCTCTTCTGGGGCATGGTCAAGGCGAACCTCGACGTTGCCTACCGCGTCATAACCGGCAGGATAAAGCCCGGAATCGTTCGCGTTCCGGTCGATCTCGAAAACGACGCCCAGTACACGATCCTCAGCAACTCGATAACGCTCACCCCCGGAACGCTCACCGTGGACGCATGCCCCGAGGAGAAGGCCCTCTACGTCCACTGGATAAACGTGACCGAGAAGGAGCCGGAGAGCTCCGAGGTCATAGCGGGTTCATTTGAAAAATGGGCGAGGAGGCTGGGAAGATGA
- a CDS encoding TRAM domain-containing protein — protein MYGDGFGGGYEAPVKVGERYRVRIESLGKGGDGIAKIKGFVIFVPNTQVGDEVEIVINSVKRKFAFGEVI, from the coding sequence ATGTATGGAGATGGATTTGGCGGTGGCTACGAAGCCCCTGTTAAGGTTGGAGAAAGGTATAGAGTTAGGATTGAGAGCCTTGGAAAGGGTGGCGATGGCATCGCCAAGATAAAGGGCTTCGTTATCTTCGTCCCGAACACTCAGGTCGGCGACGAGGTTGAGATCGTCATTAACTCGGTCAAGAGGAAGTTCGCCTTTGGCGAAGTCATCTGA
- a CDS encoding Na(+)/H(+) antiporter subunit B, with protein sequence MKSDMGLIVKTTARATIPLIGIFGAYVVSHGHLTPGGGFQGGATIAGAGILFLIAFGLGEMKRRYNHHLYSALEGLGGLVFLGAAMLGLGVAFFYNTLWQGGPVFNGQPGTLLSAGYLPIMNLAVGLKVFAGLVSAMVAIAAYRRWKE encoded by the coding sequence ATGAAGAGTGACATGGGACTGATCGTTAAGACCACCGCGCGGGCCACCATTCCGCTCATAGGAATCTTTGGTGCCTACGTGGTCTCACACGGTCACCTTACGCCGGGAGGCGGCTTCCAGGGAGGAGCGACCATAGCGGGAGCCGGGATACTGTTCCTCATAGCCTTCGGGCTGGGCGAGATGAAGAGGCGCTACAACCACCACCTCTACTCGGCCCTCGAAGGTCTGGGCGGCCTGGTATTCCTCGGAGCGGCCATGCTCGGCCTTGGCGTAGCGTTCTTCTACAACACGCTGTGGCAGGGCGGGCCGGTCTTCAACGGCCAGCCGGGAACGCTGCTCTCTGCCGGATACCTGCCGATAATGAACCTCGCAGTTGGACTGAAGGTCTTCGCGGGACTGGTCAGCGCGATGGTCGCCATAGCGGCGTACAGGAGGTGGAAAGAATGA
- a CDS encoding NADH-quinone oxidoreductase subunit B family protein, protein MAIKVTRAETDVSSNSSERERLEREISKLCRYIGRSPWVFHVNSGSCNGCDIEIIAALTPRYDAERFGVKLVGTPRHADILLVTGPVTDQSLERVKLVYEQTPDPKVVIAVGACPTGGSVFFESPFTNAPLDKHIPVDVFVPGCPPRPEAILYGVVLGLQKLIERIEGGRR, encoded by the coding sequence ATGGCGATTAAGGTTACAAGGGCAGAGACCGATGTCAGCTCAAACTCCTCGGAGCGCGAGAGGCTTGAGAGGGAGATATCAAAGCTCTGCAGGTACATAGGGCGCTCACCCTGGGTGTTCCACGTAAACAGCGGCAGCTGCAACGGCTGCGACATTGAAATAATAGCCGCGTTAACACCGAGGTACGACGCCGAGCGCTTCGGTGTGAAGCTCGTCGGAACGCCGAGGCACGCCGACATACTGCTCGTAACCGGACCGGTGACCGACCAGAGCCTTGAGAGGGTCAAGCTGGTCTACGAGCAGACGCCGGACCCCAAAGTCGTCATAGCCGTCGGAGCCTGCCCCACCGGCGGAAGCGTGTTCTTCGAGAGCCCGTTCACCAACGCACCGCTGGACAAGCACATACCGGTGGACGTCTTCGTGCCCGGCTGCCCGCCGAGGCCCGAGGCGATACTCTACGGAGTCGTGCTCGGTCTGCAGAAGCTGATAGAGAGAATTGAGGGGGGTAGGAGATGA
- a CDS encoding DUF4040 domain-containing protein: MNALSMDMVIQFGILLGVLVAAYITITMRDLLSAAIASAAMSLLLSLEFYMLHAPDVAIAEAAVGAGVVTAVVVYGIAKTERWEREGP; this comes from the coding sequence ATGAACGCCCTTTCGATGGACATGGTCATACAGTTCGGAATACTCCTCGGCGTGCTGGTGGCGGCCTACATCACGATAACGATGAGAGACCTGCTCAGCGCGGCCATCGCTTCCGCCGCTATGAGCCTGCTCCTCAGCCTGGAGTTCTACATGCTCCACGCGCCGGATGTGGCGATAGCCGAGGCCGCGGTCGGAGCCGGCGTCGTTACGGCCGTGGTTGTGTACGGGATAGCCAAAACGGAGAGATGGGAGCGTGAGGGACCATGA
- the mbhE gene encoding hydrogen gas-evolving membrane-bound hydrogenase subunit E: protein MKRTFGALALLFLLGVLLVVASPSTGIKFGLGGEDWKAYRYTDQYYIDHGVQEVGGTNIVTDIVFDYRGYDTLGEATVLFTAIAGAVALLRPWRRDEDEE, encoded by the coding sequence ATGAAGAGGACTTTCGGAGCTCTCGCACTGCTGTTCCTCCTCGGAGTGCTGCTCGTCGTTGCGAGCCCCTCAACCGGAATAAAGTTCGGCCTCGGCGGTGAGGACTGGAAGGCCTACCGCTACACCGACCAGTACTACATAGACCACGGCGTGCAGGAGGTCGGCGGAACCAACATAGTTACGGACATAGTCTTCGACTACCGTGGCTACGATACCCTCGGAGAGGCTACCGTTCTCTTTACTGCCATAGCAGGAGCGGTTGCGCTTCTCAGGCCCTGGAGGAGGGATGAGGATGAAGAGTGA
- a CDS encoding NADH-quinone oxidoreductase subunit C: protein MNVDEFVKAFGERFPEAEVRVSENKMPHPKRRVWVEIDRERFHDAMKFIKELDPKAQFSIIIGIDAGDRLLAKYHMEMFWEDGESLSLVIGTSVPKDDPKLPTVTDIFPSALPYERENQEFLGLFFEGIPDPRRLFLPDDFPEGIYPLRLDETGIKPEMVKNAGHPYKIKKEGSK from the coding sequence ATGAACGTTGACGAGTTCGTTAAAGCCTTTGGCGAGAGGTTCCCCGAGGCCGAGGTAAGGGTGAGCGAGAACAAGATGCCCCACCCGAAGAGGCGCGTCTGGGTCGAGATAGACAGGGAGAGGTTCCACGACGCCATGAAGTTCATCAAGGAGCTCGACCCGAAGGCCCAGTTCTCCATCATAATAGGGATAGACGCCGGCGACAGACTGCTCGCCAAGTACCACATGGAGATGTTCTGGGAGGATGGGGAGAGCCTGTCGCTCGTCATAGGCACGAGCGTTCCCAAGGACGACCCCAAGTTGCCCACAGTCACGGACATCTTCCCGAGCGCGCTGCCCTACGAGAGGGAGAACCAGGAGTTCCTCGGGCTGTTCTTCGAGGGAATCCCCGACCCAAGGAGGCTCTTCCTGCCCGACGACTTCCCGGAGGGAATCTACCCGCTGAGGCTCGACGAGACCGGAATCAAGCCCGAGATGGTGAAGAACGCAGGACATCCGTACAAAATCAAAAAGGAGGGCTCGAAATGA
- a CDS encoding NADH-quinone oxidoreductase subunit K yields the protein MIPFQFITAFLLIAMGIYALLYKRNLIKLILALNIIDAGIHLLLISFGYRIEAGQIPTAPIYTGYETVKSAMVAPIPQALTLTSIVIGVCVLSLAMALTINAYRHYGSLDVNKLRRLRG from the coding sequence ATGATACCATTCCAGTTCATCACTGCATTCCTGCTAATAGCCATGGGGATCTACGCCCTCCTCTACAAGAGGAACCTCATCAAGCTCATACTGGCCCTCAACATCATTGATGCAGGCATCCACCTGCTCCTCATAAGCTTCGGATACCGCATAGAGGCGGGCCAGATACCGACGGCGCCAATCTACACGGGCTACGAGACGGTAAAGAGCGCAATGGTTGCCCCGATTCCGCAGGCGCTCACGCTCACCAGCATAGTCATTGGAGTATGTGTTCTCTCGCTGGCGATGGCCCTCACGATAAACGCCTACAGGCACTACGGAAGCCTTGACGTTAACAAGCTCAGGAGGTTGAGAGGATGA
- the mnhG gene encoding monovalent cation/H(+) antiporter subunit G encodes MNAVTYVIYAFLAINITFNLLGSFSLHRFPDVYTRLHGATKCTTFGTIFAVLAVVVHAAYQLHLTGDPKYLQMALHSLVALIALLLTNPTGAHAIAKAAHLSGYKPVKAVIDAYEDKLRGGAE; translated from the coding sequence ATGAACGCTGTCACTTACGTCATCTACGCATTCCTTGCGATAAACATCACGTTCAACCTGCTGGGCAGCTTCTCGCTCCACAGGTTCCCGGACGTCTACACCAGACTCCACGGAGCGACCAAGTGCACCACCTTCGGGACGATATTCGCGGTTCTGGCGGTGGTGGTTCACGCCGCCTACCAGCTCCACCTCACCGGCGACCCCAAGTACCTCCAGATGGCGCTTCACAGCCTAGTTGCCCTCATCGCGTTGCTCCTCACGAACCCGACCGGAGCGCACGCGATAGCCAAGGCGGCCCATCTGAGCGGCTACAAGCCGGTCAAAGCCGTCATTGACGCGTACGAAGACAAGCTCAGGGGTGGTGCCGAATGA
- a CDS encoding tRNA (N(6)-L-threonylcarbamoyladenosine(37)-C(2))-methylthiotransferase has translation MVRVHVETYGCTRNRADAEMMEAILVSAGYGLAETPETADYVVVNTCAVKDPTEKHMRERIKELLDAGRKVIVTGCLPHVNPDAIDSRVSGILGVKSIDRIAEAISLAERGGKLVSVEGWRERNIDKLELPRLWKGGVAFVVPISEGCLNACTYCATRFARGVLRSYKPELVVKWVKEALARGYREIQLSSEDTGCYGFDIGTNLAELLDEITAIEGDFRVRVGMMNPNHVLRFLDELVDAYTDEKVYRFIHLPVQSGDDEVLKRMGRTYTVEQFEEIVRTFRKKVRDLNLNTDIIVGFPGETDEAFRNTVGLVERVRPDKINVSRYSPRPGTIAAKWKQIPGWKAKERSRELHRLRLAIAYEINRAYVGRTVEVLVHGEGKKGGVEGRTFNYKDIILDSGEPGEFLQVRVDWAGSTYLKGTSLR, from the coding sequence ATGGTCAGGGTTCACGTCGAGACCTACGGGTGCACGAGGAACAGGGCAGACGCCGAGATGATGGAGGCGATTCTGGTTAGTGCGGGCTATGGGCTGGCGGAGACCCCCGAAACTGCCGATTACGTCGTGGTGAACACCTGTGCCGTCAAGGACCCGACGGAGAAGCACATGCGCGAGAGGATAAAGGAGCTCCTCGATGCGGGCAGGAAGGTGATCGTCACCGGCTGCCTCCCTCACGTCAACCCGGATGCAATAGATTCACGCGTTTCCGGGATACTCGGTGTTAAGAGCATAGACAGGATAGCCGAGGCGATAAGCCTAGCGGAGCGCGGCGGGAAGCTGGTGAGCGTCGAGGGCTGGCGCGAGAGGAACATAGACAAGCTCGAACTTCCGAGACTCTGGAAGGGCGGCGTTGCCTTCGTCGTCCCGATAAGCGAGGGTTGCCTCAACGCATGCACCTACTGCGCGACCCGCTTCGCCAGGGGAGTTCTGAGGAGCTACAAACCGGAGCTCGTCGTTAAGTGGGTTAAGGAGGCCCTCGCCAGGGGATACAGGGAGATACAGCTGTCGAGCGAGGACACCGGCTGCTACGGCTTCGACATCGGGACGAACCTGGCCGAACTCCTCGACGAGATAACTGCCATCGAGGGCGACTTCAGGGTCAGGGTTGGAATGATGAACCCGAACCACGTTCTCAGGTTCCTCGACGAGCTCGTCGATGCCTACACCGATGAGAAGGTCTACCGCTTCATCCACCTGCCCGTCCAGAGCGGCGACGATGAGGTTCTGAAGCGGATGGGTAGAACGTACACTGTGGAACAGTTCGAGGAGATAGTTCGAACTTTTCGTAAGAAAGTTCGCGATTTGAACCTCAACACGGACATAATAGTTGGCTTCCCCGGGGAAACTGATGAGGCCTTCAGGAACACCGTGGGGCTGGTGGAGCGCGTCAGGCCCGACAAAATCAACGTTTCGCGCTATTCACCGAGGCCCGGAACGATAGCGGCGAAGTGGAAGCAGATTCCCGGCTGGAAGGCCAAGGAGCGCTCGAGGGAGCTTCACAGGCTCCGCCTTGCCATAGCCTACGAGATAAACCGCGCCTACGTCGGGAGAACCGTTGAGGTTCTCGTCCACGGCGAGGGTAAGAAGGGCGGCGTCGAGGGCAGGACTTTCAACTACAAGGATATAATCCTCGATTCTGGCGAACCCGGCGAATTTCTGCAGGTTCGGGTTGATTGGGCCGGCTCAACGTATCTTAAGGGTACATCCCTCCGCTGA